A genomic stretch from Desulfoplanes formicivorans includes:
- a CDS encoding rubredoxin, with the protein MKKFECPCGYIYDPELGDPENGVPAGTAFEDVPEDWVCPKCGAEKEFFEEMD; encoded by the coding sequence ATGAAAAAATTCGAATGCCCCTGCGGTTATATCTATGATCCTGAATTGGGCGATCCTGAAAACGGGGTTCCTGCAGGAACCGCCTTCGAAGACGTACCCGAAGACTGGGTTTGCCCCAAATGTGGTGCGGAAAAGGAATTTTTTGAAGAAATGGACTAA
- a CDS encoding DsrE family protein translates to MQKTVLFALNGDPMCFIHVLLNALDMAQKGYETGIVMEGTAVRLVPELAKSDHPLHTLYSKAWDKGLFFGACQACSAKLGVLAEVKATGMTMLADMNGHPSMSGYMDQGYTVITF, encoded by the coding sequence ATGCAAAAAACCGTTTTGTTCGCCTTGAACGGCGATCCCATGTGTTTCATTCACGTGTTGCTCAATGCCCTGGACATGGCCCAAAAAGGTTATGAAACAGGCATTGTCATGGAAGGGACGGCTGTCCGGCTCGTACCCGAACTTGCCAAAAGCGACCATCCGCTCCACACGCTCTACTCCAAGGCATGGGACAAGGGGTTGTTCTTCGGCGCGTGCCAGGCCTGCTCCGCCAAACTCGGGGTTCTTGCAGAGGTCAAGGCAACCGGTATGACCATGCTCGCGGACATGAATGGTCACCCTTCCATGTCCGGTTACATGGATCAGGGATACACCGTGATAACCTTCTGA
- a CDS encoding DUF4492 domain-containing protein, with the protein MLSFARTMYALYVDGFRSMVLGRQLWKIILIKLVILFGVIKIFFFPDFLATTYSSDHERANHVLSALTMEPTSPPHEHETDQ; encoded by the coding sequence ATGCTCTCCTTTGCCAGAACCATGTACGCACTCTATGTGGACGGCTTCCGCTCCATGGTCCTCGGACGTCAATTGTGGAAGATCATTCTGATCAAGCTCGTGATCCTCTTCGGGGTGATCAAGATCTTCTTTTTTCCGGATTTCCTGGCCACCACCTATTCGTCGGATCATGAACGGGCCAATCATGTCCTGTCCGCCCTGACCATGGAACCGACATCACCGCCACATGAACACGAGACCGACCAATGA
- a CDS encoding cytochrome ubiquinol oxidase subunit I — MLEQIDWSQVNWARAQFALTAMFHWIFVPLTLGLSFLLAFFESLYVKTGNESWKRITKFWMSLFAVNFTVGIATGLILEFEFGTNWANYSWMVGDIFGAPLAAEGIFAFFIEATFFAVMFFGWNRVSKGFHLFSTWMVAVGSNLSALWILVANGWMQYPVGMAFNPQTARFEMENFWEVLFSPTAIGKFTHATSSGFLLGGLFVVCVSSWFLLKKRHTDMAKKSMAVASVFGLLASIFVIFTGDEAAYTSARVQPMKLAAMEGLYKGETNAGLIMLGILDPSHMPGEDDDPFLFDIKLPGALTLLANRQLDTFVPGVDDLVYGNDAQGIMSTADKISQGRAAIKALTAFKQATNQDDAQAALNTFNRHKEFLGYGYLTSPEQAVPPVGLTFYSFHIMVMLGFLFPLIFLGVLFFLFKGTLENQTWFLRFAVLSLFLGYLAQETGWIVAEVGRQPWAIQGLLPVGVAISDLTTATVQLTFFMFLTLFTVLLIAGIRIMTRQIALGPEE, encoded by the coding sequence GTGCTAGAACAGATCGATTGGAGTCAGGTCAATTGGGCCCGGGCTCAATTCGCCCTCACGGCCATGTTTCACTGGATCTTTGTTCCCCTCACCCTGGGGCTTTCCTTTTTACTCGCCTTTTTCGAGTCATTGTACGTGAAAACAGGCAATGAATCCTGGAAAAGGATCACCAAATTCTGGATGTCCCTTTTTGCCGTCAACTTTACCGTGGGTATTGCCACCGGCCTGATCCTGGAATTCGAGTTCGGAACCAATTGGGCCAATTATTCCTGGATGGTCGGGGACATCTTTGGAGCCCCCCTGGCCGCAGAAGGCATTTTCGCCTTCTTCATCGAAGCCACCTTTTTCGCGGTCATGTTTTTCGGATGGAACCGTGTTTCCAAGGGCTTTCATCTCTTTTCCACCTGGATGGTGGCTGTTGGCTCCAACCTGTCGGCCCTGTGGATTCTGGTGGCCAACGGCTGGATGCAATACCCCGTGGGCATGGCTTTCAATCCCCAGACGGCCCGGTTTGAAATGGAAAATTTCTGGGAAGTCCTCTTTTCTCCCACGGCCATTGGCAAGTTCACCCACGCCACCAGCTCGGGTTTTCTCCTGGGCGGACTTTTTGTGGTCTGCGTCTCTTCCTGGTTTCTGCTCAAAAAACGCCATACGGATATGGCCAAGAAAAGCATGGCTGTAGCCTCGGTCTTTGGCCTCCTGGCCTCCATCTTTGTCATCTTCACCGGAGACGAGGCCGCCTATACCAGCGCCCGGGTGCAACCCATGAAGCTGGCAGCCATGGAAGGCCTTTACAAAGGTGAAACCAATGCCGGTCTGATCATGCTCGGCATTCTTGATCCCTCCCACATGCCGGGTGAAGACGATGATCCCTTTCTCTTTGACATCAAGCTCCCCGGAGCCCTGACCTTGTTGGCCAACCGTCAGCTGGACACCTTTGTTCCCGGGGTGGACGATCTCGTCTATGGCAATGACGCTCAGGGCATTATGAGCACTGCGGATAAAATCAGTCAGGGGCGTGCTGCCATCAAGGCCCTGACCGCATTCAAGCAGGCCACCAACCAGGACGACGCCCAGGCGGCCCTGAATACATTCAACAGGCACAAGGAATTTTTGGGATACGGCTACCTGACCTCGCCTGAACAGGCCGTTCCCCCGGTGGGGCTGACCTTTTACAGTTTCCACATCATGGTTATGCTCGGCTTCCTGTTCCCGCTCATCTTTCTGGGGGTCCTGTTCTTCCTGTTCAAGGGTACCCTGGAAAACCAGACCTGGTTTTTGCGCTTTGCCGTACTCTCCCTGTTTCTGGGATATCTGGCCCAGGAAACCGGCTGGATCGTGGCCGAGGTGGGACGTCAACCCTGGGCCATCCAGGGACTCCTACCCGTGGGAGTGGCCATTTCCGACCTGACCACGGCCACCGTACAATTGACCTTTTTCATGTTCCTGACCCTCTTCACCGTCCTGCTCATAGCCGGCATCAGGATCATGACCCGACAAATCGCTCTTGGACCGGAGGAATAA
- the cydB gene encoding cytochrome d ubiquinol oxidase subunit II — translation MFGNLAHTQLQELWWIVVSLVGSLFVFMTFVQGGQSLLGTIAKTDRQKSLVINSLGRKWELTYTTLVLFGGAFFAAFPKFYATSFGGAYWVWIAILFTFSLQAVSYEFRKKDGNLLGARVYETFLFINGAIGILLVGAAVGTFFTGSHFQVNAFNLSSWKHPLRGLEAALVPFNLAMGLLLVFLSRALGAMYLVNNIRHAKIEEKARSAAFRNFLYLVPFLLYILYSLLTMQGFALDPATGTISLEKGKYFVNLMAMPIVMLLLITGILLIAGAAVITGYTSKRLGIWLAGPGTVFTCLSIFFLAGFNNTAFYPSIFDLQSSLTIYNASSSHYTLTAMSYIALAVPFVLAYIAWVWKLMDAKKLDASEFDGETANDLY, via the coding sequence ATGTTTGGAAATCTTGCACACACCCAACTTCAGGAACTCTGGTGGATCGTGGTCTCTCTGGTGGGCTCCCTGTTCGTGTTCATGACCTTTGTCCAGGGAGGCCAGAGCCTGCTTGGAACCATTGCCAAAACAGACCGACAGAAATCCCTGGTCATCAATTCCCTGGGCCGCAAATGGGAACTGACCTACACCACCCTGGTCCTTTTTGGCGGGGCCTTTTTTGCCGCCTTTCCCAAATTCTACGCCACCAGTTTTGGCGGGGCCTATTGGGTATGGATCGCCATTTTGTTCACCTTTTCCCTGCAGGCCGTGAGCTACGAATTCCGCAAAAAAGACGGCAACCTGCTGGGAGCCAGGGTGTATGAAACCTTCCTGTTCATCAACGGCGCCATCGGCATTCTGCTTGTGGGCGCGGCCGTGGGAACATTTTTCACGGGTTCCCATTTTCAGGTCAACGCCTTCAACCTGAGCTCCTGGAAGCATCCCCTGCGCGGACTCGAAGCCGCCCTGGTCCCCTTTAATCTGGCCATGGGCCTGCTTCTTGTCTTTTTATCCCGTGCTCTGGGGGCCATGTATCTGGTGAACAACATCCGCCATGCCAAGATCGAGGAAAAGGCCAGATCCGCAGCCTTCAGGAACTTCCTCTATCTGGTCCCGTTTCTGCTCTATATCCTGTACAGCCTGCTGACCATGCAGGGGTTTGCCCTTGACCCGGCCACCGGCACCATCTCCCTGGAAAAGGGCAAATACTTCGTCAACCTCATGGCCATGCCCATTGTCATGCTTCTGCTCATCACGGGCATCCTGCTCATTGCCGGTGCCGCCGTGATCACGGGTTACACCAGCAAACGCCTGGGCATCTGGCTGGCCGGACCGGGAACCGTGTTTACCTGCCTGAGCATCTTCTTTCTGGCAGGGTTCAACAACACCGCCTTCTATCCCTCGATCTTCGATCTCCAAAGCAGCCTGACCATCTATAACGCATCAAGCAGCCACTACACCCTCACGGCCATGTCCTACATTGCCCTGGCCGTGCCCTTTGTGCTGGCCTACATCGCCTGGGTCTGGAAGCTGATGGACGCCAAAAAACTCGATGCATCGGAGTTTGACGGAGAAACAGCCAACGATCTGTACTAG
- a CDS encoding putative sulfate/molybdate transporter, producing the protein MTTSTSSIRFNRLELAGSLGDLGTLLPLAIGMIMVNGLSPSGLFLAIGVFYVFAGLYYRVTVPVQPMKVIGAYAIATGLGPSQITASGLLVAIVLLLVGATGAVNLIGKYTPKPVIRGVQLATGTVLMAQGIKFVLGTSTFQAMAQAGEPYLSIQSLGVIPIGLIIGTMGMALTLCFLNDKRFPAGILVILFGLLTGLFFGTHEGFNRLELGIHLPDWLPFGFPSTADFSLALITLVLPQIPMTLGNAVVANADLSREYFGPGSRKVTYKGLCISMGLANVFSFLVGGMPLCHGAGGLAAHYRFGARTAGSNLFIGTLFICLALFLGTHAITLVHLIPFAVLGVLLIFAGSQLAMTIRDVKGSSDLFVIVIMLAMTLATNLAVGFGVGIVLAYALKAGKVSV; encoded by the coding sequence ATGACCACATCGACCTCTTCCATTCGTTTCAACCGGCTGGAGCTGGCCGGATCCCTGGGCGATCTGGGAACCCTTCTCCCCCTGGCCATTGGCATGATCATGGTCAACGGCCTTTCGCCCTCGGGACTGTTTCTGGCCATTGGCGTCTTTTACGTGTTCGCGGGGCTGTACTACCGGGTTACGGTCCCGGTTCAACCCATGAAAGTCATCGGTGCCTATGCCATTGCCACGGGCCTTGGCCCTTCGCAGATCACGGCCTCGGGGCTGCTTGTGGCCATTGTCCTTCTCCTTGTCGGCGCAACCGGTGCCGTGAACCTGATCGGCAAATACACCCCCAAGCCGGTCATCCGAGGTGTGCAGTTGGCCACGGGTACCGTGCTCATGGCCCAGGGGATCAAATTTGTCTTGGGCACCTCAACCTTCCAGGCCATGGCTCAGGCAGGAGAACCCTATCTGAGCATTCAAAGCCTGGGTGTGATCCCCATAGGTCTGATCATTGGCACAATGGGCATGGCGCTTACCTTGTGCTTTTTGAACGACAAGCGCTTTCCCGCAGGCATTCTGGTCATCCTCTTTGGCCTGCTTACCGGCCTTTTCTTCGGAACCCACGAGGGATTCAACCGCCTCGAACTGGGAATCCATCTCCCGGATTGGCTTCCCTTTGGATTTCCGAGTACAGCCGATTTTTCCCTGGCCCTGATCACTCTGGTCCTGCCCCAAATCCCCATGACCCTGGGCAATGCGGTTGTTGCCAACGCGGATCTTTCTCGGGAATATTTCGGCCCCGGCTCCCGCAAAGTGACCTACAAGGGACTGTGCATCAGCATGGGCCTTGCCAATGTGTTCAGTTTTCTGGTGGGTGGCATGCCTCTGTGCCACGGTGCAGGGGGGCTGGCCGCCCATTACCGGTTTGGGGCACGCACGGCCGGATCCAATCTGTTCATAGGAACCCTGTTCATCTGCCTTGCCCTCTTTCTGGGCACCCACGCCATCACCCTGGTCCACCTCATCCCCTTTGCCGTTCTTGGTGTGCTCCTCATTTTTGCCGGCAGCCAGCTCGCCATGACCATCAGGGATGTCAAAGGGTCCAGCGATCTCTTTGTGATCGTGATCATGCTCGCCATGACCCTGGCCACGAACCTGGCCGTGGGATTCGGGGTCGGCATTGTCCTGGCCTACGCGCTCAAGGCCGGCAAGGTGTCGGTCTGA